A window from Plasmodium relictum strain SGS1 genome assembly, chromosome: 7 encodes these proteins:
- the GAP50 gene encoding glideosome-associated protein 50, putative — MNVCKTVFNVFFVLFFITIYQIQCQLRFASLGDWGKESKSQLLNAKYLKQYIKNERVTFIVSPGSNFLDGVKGLNDPAWKSLYEDVYAEENGSMYMPFFTVLGSRDWAGNYNSEVLKGQGIYVEKDGQTTIEKEEDATEYPKWIIPNYWYHYFTHFTVSTGPSIVKTGHKDMASAFIFIDTWILSANFPYKNIHERAWDDLKSQLSVAKKIADFIIVIGDQPIYSSGSSRGNSYLAYYLLPLLKDAQVDLYIAGHDNNMEVIEDDDIAHITCGSGAVASGKPAIKSSNSVFFSNDIGFCLHELTNNGIVTKFISSKKGDVIYTHKTNLKTKRGLDKLNSLQYVSSLPKVELIDIPASGPMGNKDTFVKIVGTVGLLIGSLIIFIGASSFLSKNMK; from the coding sequence ATGAATGTTTGTAAAACAGTGTTCAATGTTTTTTTTGTCTTGTTCTTTATAACCATTTACCAAATACAATGTCAATTACGTTTTGCATCCTTGGGTGATTGGGGAAAAGAATCAAAATCTCAATTATTAAATGCAAAATATCTAAaacaatatattaaaaatgaacgAGTAACATTTATAGTAAGCCCAGGttctaattttttagatGGTGTAAAAGGATTAAATGATCCTGCATGGAAAAGTTTATATGAAGACGTATATGCAGAAGAAAATGGAAGTATGTATATGCCCTTCTTTACAGTATTAGGATCACGTGACTGGGCAGGTAATTATAACTCCGAAGTATTAAAAGGACAAGGGATATATGTAGAAAAAGACGGACAAACCACtattgaaaaagaagaagatgCAACTGAATATCCTAAATGGATTATCCCAAATTATTGGTATCACTACTTTACACATTTTACTGTTTCAACAGGCCCATCAATAGTTAAAACTGGTCATAAAGATATGGCTTcagcttttatttttattgatacATGGATCTTATCAGCAAATTTtccttataaaaatattcacgAAAGAGCATGGGATGATCTGAAATCTCAATTATCTGTAGCAAAAAAAATTGCTGATTTCATAATTGTAATAGGCGATCAGCCAATTTATTCTTCTGGATCATCAAGAGGAAATTCCTATTTAGCATATTACTTATTAccattattaaaagatgctcAAGTAGATTTATATATTGCTGGTCATGACAATAATATGGAAGTGATAGAGGATGATGATATTGCACACATAACATGTGGATCAGGTGCTGTGGCAAGTGGAAAACCAGCTATTAAATCATCTAATTCTGTCTTTTTTAGTAATGATATAGGTTTTTGTTTACATGAATTAACTAACAATGGCATTGTTACAAAATTTATTAGTAGTAAAAAAGGTGATGTTATTTATACACATAAAActaatttaaaaacaaaaagaggtcttgataaattaaattctttACAATATGTTTCCTCTTTACCAAAGGTTGAATTAATAGATATTCCTGCAAGTGGCCCTATGGGAAATAAAGATACCTTTGTTAAAATTGTTGGTACTGTTGGTTTACTTATAGGttcattaattatttttattggtGCATCATCATTTCtatcaaaaaatatgaaatga